TGACGGAATAGGGATGACCCCCGCGCAGTTAGCCAGGCCCCGCGCCCTCCGCACACTCAAACAAAGGGCGAACAGATTGGACGGGGTTCTCAAAATCGACTCCCAACCCGGTAAAGGGCTGAAGCTCATTCTCCAGGCGCGCCTGTAAAACACAACGGATTCTCCGGCAGGCCTTCTCCCATCGTTTCACTCCTCGCCACAAGTCGCGCGTGTTTACCTGGTACGCTGTTCCTTTGCTGCTTTCTCCCCCCCTCTTCAGCGAACCCATGTGCACCTAACAAAAACATCGCACGCACGCCAAAACAACAAAGACCGCAGCAAAAACCGCTGCAACCCTTGTAAAACCTTGTATTACCAAGTACCGCCAGCCGGGATCGAACCGGCACGAATGTTACCATTCAACGGATTTTAAATCCGTCGCGTCTACCAATTCCGCCATGGCGGCGTACTTGGAATCACCTCGCCGACCCGCAGGCCAGCCGAGCAAGGCGTGCAGACTATTGACGCTTTTTGATTTCGTCAATGGCAGCTTGCAGCGATTTTTTCCTGTGTTCGTCCAGGTCTGGCATGATGCCCTCGAGGAATTCGATACCCGCCTCGGTTCCCACCTTGCCGATGATATCCGAAGCCGCGGTCACGTGGGCCACGTCCATCTCCTTGACCTTGGGCAGGAGCAGCACCTCCGCCCCACTGCCGAGTTGAAGCAGGACATCCGACCACTTGACGGGGTCTTTATGCCAGAGCTCCATGAGGATGGTGTCAGCACCGTCAACCTGATGGGCAATCAGCAACTCCATCGAGGTCTTGGATACCTTGCCCTGGAGGTGGAGTTCTTTCACCGCCTCCAGCACAATCGGGCCCGCACCTGAATCAGGCAGCGCCCATACCTTCAGCGCGTTGATGATTTCCAACTGCAAGTCGGCTTTACTCAGGGGCAGCATCTTGAGTAACTCCTGCGTGATGTCGTCCCTGAGTGCCCGGGGCTTCGCTCCGGCCAGGCGCTTCACCGCATCCATTTGCTCCCTCGGGTCAAAACTTTTCAACGCCTTCAGGTTCTGTGCCTCAAAATCAAGGCTTTCCGAGTCGAGCACCTTATACTTGTCGAGTGAAGCAATCTTGGCCGTTTCCACCGCGATATCGATAATCCGCAGCTCTTTGTCGATTTTCTCAATACGTCCGAATTTTGTGCATAGGGCGGCGATTTCATCGATCGTCATTTTCTGTTCCACCAGTAAAACCAACCCGTCCTCTCCGGATTCACCACGTCGATAGAGCGTTTCCCGACTCACCTTGTCGGTCGCTTCATAGAGAAACGAAGCAATTTTTTCCCGGACCGTCTCGCTGGCGCTCCGGATGAAAATACCTACCACCGACTCCTTGGGATGCTTGGCAATAGCGTCACTGACCGGCTCATAGCCTATTTCAAACAAGTAGTCGTCCTTTATCCTGGTCGCCTGCGCGGATGTGTTGTCCTCACCGCCTCCATCAATCAGGACGATCGGCTCCGTGGAAGCACTGGTCGGATTGCCTGGAAACAAGACGGGTAGAGCCAGTAGGATCGCCGCAAATACCAAGGTCAGCAACACACCAAGCTTTCTATTGTGTGCGGTCCCATAGATCACAAGCAAACCTCCCACCAAGGCCGAAAACCCGCATAGAATAAAGCGGTTCATGGTTTCCATATCCCGCATCGCCCCCTCCTTGCCTCCCGCAAGAAGGAACACAATGATGATCAACGACATCAGGGCGATACCCGACATCATCGCCACAGTACGGCGCGGCCGCGGTGGACCTACCTGGTCGAAATTAACATTCGGCTGGTAGTGGGCCTGGGCGAATTCAACATTGGCGGCACCTTCGTGCGCACTCCTTCCAAACCGCTCAAGATGTGAATCCCGCTTCTCGCCAGGGTAGAATTTTTCCTTCTCTTTGACCACCTCGTCCATAGACACCTTGAACCTACCGTCGCAGGAACCACATTCCACGGTCTTGCCGAGGAAATCCTCGGTCACATCAAATCTCTGGCTACATTCGGGGCATTGAATCCTCATAATCTTGACTGGTTATACGTCTCACCTCTTGGAGTATGCGCAAAGCCTATCCGTTCACCTTTATTTTGGCCACTAAGAAAAAAGCATTTATGCACTCACCCGCGCTTGCCCATCTCGTCAGGCTCGGGTAGAAGCATCCCATGCTTGCTGAAATTGAGTCCCTGCTGGTCCTACAGGACCGCGACCAACGCCTCCTCGCTTTAGAAAAAGACATGAAACGCATTCCTGCCGACAAGGAACGCGCCAAGGAACGCCTCGCCAACGATCTCGCCGCCGTCGCCAACGCCAAAAAGGCCGTCCAGGAGAACGAAGTGGCCATTAAAAATACCGAACTCGATATCGGAACACGCAAAAACACACTCGACCGTCTCAAGGTCCAGCAATATGAGACCAAGAAAAACGAAGAGTTCACGGCCCTCGAAAATGAGATCAAGCGCTACAACGACGATGTCGACCAGCTTGAAACCACCGAACTCGAACTGATGGAGAAGGCCGACAGCCTGCGGGACTCACTCAAAAAAGCAGAGGCCGCCCTGGCTCTCACCCAGGGTATGGTCGATGAGGAAATCGCCCAGCTCGATACCCGGGCCACGGAAGTGCACAAGCAATTTGAAGCAGTCAAAGCCGAGCGCTCGACGCTGGCCTCGGCTATCGATGAAGACCTGCTCTCACTCTATGACCGACTGATGACATCCAAAGGCGGCGACGCCATCGTGTCGGCCGAGAACAAGCAATGCCACGGCTGCCACATGAAACTCGTCCCCGCCACCATGATCAAAGTACAGGCCGAAAAGGAAATCGCCCAGTGCGAAAACTGCGGCCGCATCCTCCACCTTTGATTAAACTCTAAGTTCTGAACTCCAGATACCAGAGCCAGCACGACGTATTCAAACGCTGGACGACTCTCCCTCGTTGCAGCACCCTTACCCCCCACGCAGCCTTTCCCATATCCATCACATTGGTATTAGGAGTTTAGAATTTAAAACTTAAAGCAACATGACACCCGACACTATCCGCGAACTCCTCAAACAAGTCCCCTACCCCGGGTTCTCACGTGACATTGTCTCCTTTGGACTGGTCAAGGATGTGCAGTTTGAAAATGGCGTCGTTACCGTCAACATCAGCGTTGAGACCAACGATCCCACGGTTCCCGAGCAGATTTTCAACAACTGCCACGCCATCCTCGATCCACTGCCCGGGGTCAAGCATGCCAAGGTCGAGCTCGATGTCCAGGCACCCGCCACCCAGGCAGGGGCACCCGGCGGCGGCGCTACCAAAAACACCATCCCGGGCGTTAACAACGTCATCGCCGTGGCATCGGGAAAGGGCGGCGTCGGAAAATCCACCGTCGCGTCCAACCTGGCCGTCGCCCTGGCCAACGCAGGACACAAGGTGGGGCTCTGCGACTGTGACCTGTACGGCCCGTCCATCGCACACATGTTTGGCAGCCGGGAACGCCCCCTTGCCACCGAGGACAATCAAATCATCCCCATCCCCGCACACGGTGTCAAACTGATGTCGATGGGCTTCCTGCTGGAAGAGGCCTCGCCGGTCATCGTCCGCGGCCCGCTCGCCACCCGCTATACCCAGCAGTTCCTCCAAAACGTCGAATGGGGTGAGCTTGATTTCCTGATTCTCGATCTCCCCCCCGGCACCGGCGACATCCAGCTCACCATCGTGCAAACCATCGCTCTGACAGGAGCACTGGTCGTCACCACACCCCAGGAGGTCGCCCTGATCGACGCCCGCAAGGCGATCTCGATGTTTGACAAGGTCAACGTGCCCATTCTCGGCCTGATCGAAAACATGGCATGGTTCGAGTGCGACCATGGCAGCCGTTACCCGATCTTCGGCGAAGGTGGCGGTGCCAGGGAGGCGGACAAACTCAAGATCCCGCTGTTAGGACAAATCCCGATCAACATACCGACCCGTGCACAGGGAGACTCCGGCAGCCCCGTGGCACTGATGAATCCTGCGGAGAACCCCGCCAGCGCCGCATTCGCCGACCTGGCAACGGCGGTCTCGTTATCAGCCGTCCCCGAGTAACCGACTGCGCCCGCAAGGTTGCCCGGGAGGGTGCCGGAATGCATCGCGCAGGCGGTGGGGATGCACAGGGTTCTTGTCTGCTTCTGTTTCGTTGTCAGCCATACTTGGTGTTCATTGGCTCCATTGGGTTCGAGCCTTCAGACGGACCGACGCGACCCACTATGCTCTCGACTGACTTCTGTCGCCTCTTCTCCTTACCTCTCGATGAGTCGCTTCGCTGACAAGACAACAAACCTCCCCGGGTAATGCACACTGGCCTCCGCATTTATCCCTGCCGCATATGCGCCAACACCTTTTTGGCAGATAGTGGACTTCGAAGATTCCGGGCTTCTCATCCGGTGTAGTCGCCTCCTTTGTGGTATTTGTTCATCAGAGCAGTGTTTTGCTTCCAGCTTCCTCCAGCCAAAAGACCTCACGGTCTTAGTCTTGCTGTCTGCCAGCGCTTCTCTCGCTGCCGAGTCCGCAGGGGACTTGCCCCCCCCAAGCCAGTGCGCCCTGCCGGGCGCACCAAAAAAACCGCAGCCTCCACGGGGGAGACTGCGGTAGAGTGTGCGATTGTGACACATGAAGCGTCACGCAAGGGGGAGACTGGATCGGCTAGCGCTTGCGACGGATGAGCAAAGCCAGTCCAGCAAGACCCATCAGGGCTGCGGATGACGGCTCGGGAACACATGTGCTGGTGCCGATGAGTCGGAAGTTGTCCAGTGCGATACGGGCATTCGAAGCATAGCTCGTGTCCGTTACGAAAATGGCGAACTTGTAGTTGTCGGCGCTACCAGCACTGCTGTCGATTCCAAGGCTGCTCACATTGAATGTTGTATCCGATGAAGAAGTCCATGGGTTGCTTGATGTGCCGCTGGCGAAGTTCTTTACGAACTGGCCAGGGGCAGTGATCTCGGTGCCGTTCTTCCAAATGCGGAGAGCCACCTGGTTAATCGCAGAGGATTCACCGTAGTTACCTACGTCAAAATTGACATAGTTGACCTGGGACACAGCGTTGTTGGCAAAATCAACGCCAAAGATAACGCAGTCGTTGGCGCTCCAACTGCCAAAGCAGTTGGCTCCGTAGGCGGAATTATCTTCGCTGTCCTTTGTGCTCCAGCTATAGGTGAGGCCTTCAGGATAAACGTTTTTAGGCGTGATGCAGTCGATGCCGTTATCTTCGGGTTGAAGAGAAGCGGAACCACCGACACCGTCTTTAAAGTCCCAGTGGGCAAGAACGCCGTTCTGTGCAAATGCTGGAACCACAAATGCTGCAGATGCAGCGATTAATAGTATTGTATTTTTCATGTTGTATGGGTTGGGGGGATGGAAGGATGGATTGTCTTGGAGGGATGCCCACAACGCTCGATGAGAGCTGCAGGCTGGATAATCAACGCTTGCGACGGACCAGCAAAGCCAGGCTGGCGAGTCCCATCAGGGCTGCGGATGATGGCTCGGGAACACAATCGACTTTGCCGACAGCGCGAAAGTTATCGAGAGCGATACGACCGGAGGAACTCGACGCTCCCGTGGTGTAAATACGGAACTCGAAGGTATCTTCGCTGCCATGCGCACTCGTCAGGTTGAAACTGCTGACGTCCAGGTTCTGGTCGGCGCTGGCCGACCACGGCTGCCCACTACTGTTAGATGTCGCAACTGCGGTAATCGCTTTCCATGCGTTATCGACGTAACCGAGGGAGGTTCCGTTTTTATAGACCCGGACAGCATAATAATCCGGATCATAATATTTCCCATAGTTGGCGATATCGAAGTTGATCTTACTTACGCCACCCGCCGCTTCATTTGAGAATGTCACAGCAAAGGCAACGTAGTCACCGGTTGCCCCACCGTCCCAGGATCCGAAGCAGTTCGCTCCGTATTTTGAGCCGTCTTCACTGTCAGCTGTTGACCAGCTGTAGTTGAGACCATACTTGGTTATATTGTGTGGCTTGACACAATCGATTCCATTGTCTTCCGGCGCGAAGGTCGCCGATCCGGTGGCTCCGTCGACAAAATCCCAGTGGGCGAGCACGCCACTGGTCTGAGCGAAGGTAGGAACAGCAAACGAAATACTCGCCGCGATTATTAGTGTTCTTGTTTTCATGTTCATTCGGGTTGGGGTTATTGGTTTCTGGTTTCGGGGTTATCCAGACATTGTCATTCCGCCCTGCCGAAACAGGTTGGAAGCGTGTCCGGTGCGACACACAACCCAAGCATTACAACCCCCCTTCCTCTACCAATGCAAACAAGACTAACAAACCAAACTAACGAAACCTGTTATTCCCAACAAAACAGGATATAATGTTTCCTTAACTATCTATATTTCCCAAGAAATCTATTCTTCTAGAAATAACCCTCAAACCCGTATAAAGAGGGGGAATCCGCCGCAGCATTATAAAAAACATACGCGTGAACAAATGTTTAACCTAACATTTTTTATCTAGCATGTTTAATAGTTAACCTAACATGAACACCATACACTCGGAATAATCAATACAGGCTACGCAAAATACAAGAATGGCCCGTTTGAACCGATTCCGAGAAAGCGGGACACTAGTGGATCGAACCAGTTAGAGCGCAGCAGCCCTTGATTTCCTCCAGGCCACGATGGCTTCGATGACCATCCATGCTTCGAGCAAAAGCGCCGTGAAACCGATGGCGACCAGCAGCCAGCTGCCCTGCTCGATCCAGCTATGGGATGATCCGATCGCCTGGCCGAAAATCTGGTATGCCATTGCCCATGCCGGCAGCACCAGCATGAAAAACGCGGGGATGACAACAAACCACACCGGCATACGCTGACGCCTCATCCAGAAAATGATAACCAGGAACGCGAGCCCGCCCAGTAGCTGGTTGGTGGCGCCAAAAAGAGGCCAGAGGATCAGCCCACCGGTTCCTGGAGGTTTTCCTTCGGCCGCAGGCAGTGATGCCATCCACCACGCCACGGCAATCGCAAACAACGTGGCGCCATGCTTATTGACCAACCAGCTCAGCGGATTGGCGGTGAGGGGGATTTTCGACTCCGGGGCCGGGGAGTCATCACCCTCATCCCCGGATTGGGGGCGGATCAGGCAGGCGGCTAACTCCTGAACCACATAGCGTTGTAACCGGCATGCCGTATCCAGCGTCGTCGCGGCAAAGGATGCCACAAACACACCCATCAATGCCGTGGCAAAGCCAGCGGATATACCCAGGGCTTTGAGAAAATTGGCGGCTCCGTCAACAAAGGCACCCACCTTGGCGCCCAGACCACTCATGCTGGTCCACCCCGTGTAGCGTGCATCCCAGGCATCCGGACCTAACAAAATGCCCCCTGCCCCGTCGCTCACACCGAGGCCAAGCCCGGCCACGCAGGCCAGGATCACGAGCACGGCGAGAAAACCCTCGGTGAGCATGGACCCGTAGCCAACAAACCTGGCATCCGTTTCACAACGCAGCTGTTTGGATGAGGTGCCCGAGGAAACCAGGCAGTGGAAACCCGACACCGCACCACAGGCGATGGTGATGAAGAGAAATGGGAAAATCATCGGCAGCTGCTTGGCCTCGAGGGATGTTTCCAGCATCGGCGCGGCGATTTCCAGGGCCGGGCGCACACCATCGACAGGTGCGCCATTAAACAAACCCGCCACAACCAGACCGATCATGATCAGGCCCAGGGCGCTGAGCAGCTGGAGTGAGTTGATGTAGTCGCGGGGCTGGAGCAATGTCCACACTGGCAAAACCGACGCGATGTACGAGTAGACCAGCAACACGCTGACCCAGTGCATCAGCGGCCAGTCTTTGAGGTAGTCATTCATCTGGCCCAGCCAGCCCACATTGCCGAACAGGACCGAAAGATACATCAGCACCAGCGCGACCACCGAGGCGATCATGATATTGCCCCCCTTGCGGTGGATCAACAACCCGATCAACAAAGCCAGGGGAATCTGGACCAGACAGGGGGCGATCGACTGGGGATAGGCTTTGAAAACGGCGGCTATCACCAGCCCGAAAATCGCCAGCACAATGGTCAGCGCCAGAAAGAGGATCAGTAAAAACAAAACCCGGACACGAGGTGATATCACCCGCCCGGCGATGTCACCAACGGTGTGCCCCTTGTTGCGCATCGACACAATAAGGGCTCCAAAATCATGCACTGCCCCAATGAAAATCGACCCCAACAGCACCCAGAGCAAGGCCGGCACCCATCCCCACATCACCGCCAGGGCCGGCCCGACAATCGGCCCCGTGCCGGCAATCGAGGTGAAGTGGTGGCCAAACACCACCCCCTTGGACGTCGGCACATAATCATTGCCGTCCTCGAGCTCCAGCGAGGGCACCTTGGCATCGGCATCGAGTTTGAAAATTTTCCGCGCAAGCCACTTGCCATACGTGTTGTAGGCGATGATGTAGAGGATGCATGCCCCGAGAGCGATTGCCAGTGTTGTCATACTCCGCCAGTAAGTATTTTCCAACTACAGAATACAACATCAAATTCAGCATTGCATGACGCAAGACTTTCAGAGATGCTGACGCCGCTATGGCAGACTGGTTTTACGGTAAAGACAACGCACAACATGGTCCGGTTTCCGATTTGGAAATCCGCAACCTCATTTCAACAGGTCAAATCACCCAGGAGACCATCATCTGGCGTGAGGGGATGGCCGACTGGATACCACTGAAAGACGTACCCGATTTCAAGGTTTCCCAAGGCACCAGTCAAGGCACCCCGGGTGCAGCCACACCTTACGCCACGCCCCAGACCTACGCCGGCCAGCAACCTTATGGTGTCGGCATGCCTACGGACGGCCTGGCGATCGCGAGTCTGGTCTGTGGTATCCTGGCGATTGTTAGCTGCTATGTTTGGGGGCTGTTTGGTATCCCTGCGGTGATTTGTGGACACATGTCACTGAAGAAGATCAACAACAGCCACACCCCGGTCCAAGGCAAGGGCATGGCCATTGCCGGGCTGGTGACAGGCTACATCGGCATTGCCCTCCAGCTGTTCATGATCGTCGCCATCGTTTTCGCAATAGCCACCAGCTCGTCAACGTCGTCACCCTATTCTCCGTGAAAAAACGCCCACTCTGGCCACTGATCCCCCCTGGGGTCGTGGTCGGGATGATGTATCTGTTTGTTGCCGTCGTGCAAAGACTGGCCCGGGACGACCGCCACTCGGTGGCGGGTTGTAAAATCAAACAATGGACGGGTATGTTCTGCCCGGGTTGTGGCGGCACCCGTTGCGCCGAGGAAATCACCCTGGGAAATTGGGTGAGTGCGATGGGATACAACCCCTTGCTGATGACGGGTTTCATCCTCTTCCTCACCGTATCACTTTATCTGATCGTCCGTATCACAATCCTCGGAAACACTACTCCCGGGATACCTAACATACGCGGACGCTGGATCTGGCTCGGCATTGCGGGCATTGCCCTCTTTACCATCCTGCGCAACATCCCCAGCCACCCGTTCACCCTGCTGGCCCCGTGAGAGGGGGCGTGAAAAGGGAGCGTGGGCATCCTGCCGGCATCTGCCTATCGCGCGCAGCATCAAGCCAGGTATGACACACGACATGAAGCCGCAGCTTGCCCCCCACTCCCTAACGTGATGGCACCAGCTGAAGCACAAAGCCCTTCAGATACTCGGTTTCAGGAATAGCGGGCAGCACCGGATGGTCGAGCCGCTGACCATGGCTCGCAATCATCCGCAAGGTTCTTTTGGCATCCACCGAGGCCGATACGATATTCTGCAAAAACAACTCACGGGTCGCGTGATGCGAGCAACAATAAGTGGCCAGAATCCCCTCGTGATCGAGCAGTTTGATTCCGCGCAGGTGGATCTCCTTGTAGCCACGCATCGCATTCATCAGGCTCTTTTTGTTTTTTGTAAACGAAGGAGGGTCCAGAATCACCATGTCGTACTGCTCTTCGCAGTGTTTGAGAAAATCAAAGGCATTATGCTGCACGGCATGGATCTCCACACCATTCAGCTCTGCATTGCGCAGGGTCGCTTCAATGGCAGGGCCGGAGGAATCCACCGCGGTCACACTCGCAGCACCGGCTTTCGCACACGCCAGGGCAAAACCACCCTGGTTACAAAAACAATCCAACACACGCTTCCCTTTCGCCAG
The Akkermansiaceae bacterium DNA segment above includes these coding regions:
- a CDS encoding Mrp/NBP35 family ATP-binding protein, which produces MTPDTIRELLKQVPYPGFSRDIVSFGLVKDVQFENGVVTVNISVETNDPTVPEQIFNNCHAILDPLPGVKHAKVELDVQAPATQAGAPGGGATKNTIPGVNNVIAVASGKGGVGKSTVASNLAVALANAGHKVGLCDCDLYGPSIAHMFGSRERPLATEDNQIIPIPAHGVKLMSMGFLLEEASPVIVRGPLATRYTQQFLQNVEWGELDFLILDLPPGTGDIQLTIVQTIALTGALVVTTPQEVALIDARKAISMFDKVNVPILGLIENMAWFECDHGSRYPIFGEGGGAREADKLKIPLLGQIPINIPTRAQGDSGSPVALMNPAENPASAAFADLATAVSLSAVPE
- a CDS encoding PEP-CTERM sorting domain-containing protein (PEP-CTERM proteins occur, often in large numbers, in the proteomes of bacteria that also encode an exosortase, a predicted intramembrane cysteine proteinase. The presence of a PEP-CTERM domain at a protein's C-terminus predicts cleavage within the sorting domain, followed by covalent anchoring to some some component of the (usually Gram-negative) cell surface. Many PEP-CTERM proteins exhibit an unusual sequence composition that includes large numbers of potential glycosylation sites. Expression of one such protein has been shown restore the ability of a bacterium to form floc, a type of biofilm.), with the protein product MKNTILLIAASAAFVVPAFAQNGVLAHWDFKDGVGGSASLQPEDNGIDCITPKNVYPEGLTYSWSTKDSEDNSAYGANCFGSWSANDCVIFGVDFANNAVSQVNYVNFDVGNYGESSAINQVALRIWKNGTEITAPGQFVKNFASGTSSNPWTSSSDTTFNVSSLGIDSSAGSADNYKFAIFVTDTSYASNARIALDNFRLIGTSTCVPEPSSAALMGLAGLALLIRRKR
- a CDS encoding PEP-CTERM sorting domain-containing protein gives rise to the protein MKTRTLIIAASISFAVPTFAQTSGVLAHWDFVDGATGSATFAPEDNGIDCVKPHNITKYGLNYSWSTADSEDGSKYGANCFGSWDGGATGDYVAFAVTFSNEAAGGVSKINFDIANYGKYYDPDYYAVRVYKNGTSLGYVDNAWKAITAVATSNSSGQPWSASADQNLDVSSFNLTSAHGSEDTFEFRIYTTGASSSSGRIALDNFRAVGKVDCVPEPSSAALMGLASLALLVRRKR
- a CDS encoding carbon starvation protein A yields the protein MTTLAIALGACILYIIAYNTYGKWLARKIFKLDADAKVPSLELEDGNDYVPTSKGVVFGHHFTSIAGTGPIVGPALAVMWGWVPALLWVLLGSIFIGAVHDFGALIVSMRNKGHTVGDIAGRVISPRVRVLFLLILFLALTIVLAIFGLVIAAVFKAYPQSIAPCLVQIPLALLIGLLIHRKGGNIMIASVVALVLMYLSVLFGNVGWLGQMNDYLKDWPLMHWVSVLLVYSYIASVLPVWTLLQPRDYINSLQLLSALGLIMIGLVVAGLFNGAPVDGVRPALEIAAPMLETSLEAKQLPMIFPFLFITIACGAVSGFHCLVSSGTSSKQLRCETDARFVGYGSMLTEGFLAVLVILACVAGLGLGVSDGAGGILLGPDAWDARYTGWTSMSGLGAKVGAFVDGAANFLKALGISAGFATALMGVFVASFAATTLDTACRLQRYVVQELAACLIRPQSGDEGDDSPAPESKIPLTANPLSWLVNKHGATLFAIAVAWWMASLPAAEGKPPGTGGLILWPLFGATNQLLGGLAFLVIIFWMRRQRMPVWFVVIPAFFMLVLPAWAMAYQIFGQAIGSSHSWIEQGSWLLVAIGFTALLLEAWMVIEAIVAWRKSRAAAL
- a CDS encoding DUF4190 domain-containing protein, whose amino-acid sequence is MADWFYGKDNAQHGPVSDLEIRNLISTGQITQETIIWREGMADWIPLKDVPDFKVSQGTSQGTPGAATPYATPQTYAGQQPYGVGMPTDGLAIASLVCGILAIVSCYVWGLFGIPAVICGHMSLKKINNSHTPVQGKGMAIAGLVTGYIGIALQLFMIVAIVFAIATSSSTSSPYSP
- a CDS encoding DUF2752 domain-containing protein gives rise to the protein MKKRPLWPLIPPGVVVGMMYLFVAVVQRLARDDRHSVAGCKIKQWTGMFCPGCGGTRCAEEITLGNWVSAMGYNPLLMTGFILFLTVSLYLIVRITILGNTTPGIPNIRGRWIWLGIAGIALFTILRNIPSHPFTLLAP